The window CGCCCCCGCGTTCCCGGGACGTGCCCTGCGGCGCAGCCTCGTCGCCGACGCGGAGTTCAAGCGGTTCGCGAACCTGTGGGAGACTGGGCGCTGCGCCGTCATGGGCGTCGGAGCGCCTCCGCTGCAACGGTCGTCGATCCCCGGGTTCGTCCCGACGGAACAGGCGCCCCTGCGGGACTCCGTGGGTGACGTCGCCTCGCGCTTCTACGACGCGGACGGCCGGGAGATCGACTACGACGGTTCCGACCGCCTCATCGCGATCCCCCTCGAGGTGCTGCGCCGGGTGCCGGACCGCATCGCCGTCGCCTACGGGACGCTGAAGGTGCCGAGCGTCCTGGCCGGGGCGAGGGGCGGGTTCTTCAACCACCTCGTCACCGACCCGGCGACGGCGACCGCTCTGCTCGCCGCCGCCTGACCCACCCCCCTCCGGGCCCTCAGGTGCGGGTACGGCGCTCCAGGGCGGACAGCTGGTGCTGCAGCTGGGCCGTCGCCTCGTGCAGGGCACGGTAGGCCGGGTAGAGCCCGGCGTAGACCTCGGCCGCGGCGGGATCGGGTTCCGTGGTCGACTCGACGCTGTTCCAGGTGGCGTCGACGTCGACGGCCCCCAGGGCCACCGCGGCGAACTTGGCGTCGCCGAGGGAGGCGCCGATGCGCTCGGCGGGCAGTTCCTGCTGCAGACCCGTGACGTCGGTGACGATCTGCGGCCACAGCGCCGAGCCCGTCCCGCCCCCGACGGCGACCACGCGGCGGATGTCGACACCGGCGGCGCGCATCTCGTCCAGGTTGTGGCGCACGCCGTAGGCCGTCGCCTCCAGCAGGGCGCGGTCGACCTCGCCGCGCGTCGTCCGCAGCGTCAGCCCCAGGAGCGCCCCGCGGGCGTCGGCGTCGGCGAAGGGGGTGCGCTCGCCCGCGAAGTACGGCAGGGCCAGCACCCCGTTGGACCCCGGCGGGGCCGCCGCGGCCTCGGCGACGAGCTCGGCGACCTCGGGCGAGCCGATCGTCTCGCGCCACCACTCGACGGCGCTGCCGGAGCTGGCCATGCCCGCCGCGAGGTTGCTCTGCCCCGGCCGCGCACCGGTGGTCCCCCACAGCGACGGGTGGACGCGGGGGCCGTCGGTCACGGCGATGAAGAACGTCGTGGAGCCGTACATGACCATGAGGTCGCCGGGTCGACCGACGTCGACGCTCTCGGCCTCGGCCCACGCGTCGCACGTGCCGGCGGCGACGGGCGTCCCCGCGGGGATGCCCGTCTCGGCCGCGGCCTCCGCGGTGACGGTCCCCACCCGTTCCGACGGCCACACCAACCGCGGCATCGGCACACCGGGCGCGACCTCGGCGCACCGGTCCTCGATCCAGGCCGCCGCGTGCCGGTCGTAGAGGGGGGTCGTCTGGCTCGCCGAGTGCTGGTCCAGCACGTACTCCCCCGTCAGCCGGAAGGCGAGGTAGGAGTTCGACATGAAGAAGTGCCGGGCGCGGGAGAACACCTCGGGCTCGTGACGACGCAGCCACTCCAGCTTGCCGCCCGCGGCCTGCGTCGACATGCGGGAACCGCAGCGCTGCAACAGGTCTTCGACGCCGTACCGCTCCTCGAGCGCCACGGCCTCGGCGAGGGAACGGGTGTCGACGCCGTACAGCACCGCCGGGCGCAGCGGTCTCCCGTGCTCGTCCGCCAGCAGGACCGTGGGCCCGATCCCGCTGGTCCCGACGGCCACGACACGACCGTGCGCGACGTCGGAGGGGTCGTCCGCGCGGCCGGTCAGCTCGCGCGCGATCGCGCAGAAGTCGCCCCACCAGACAGCGTCGGCGTCGTGCTCGACGTAGCCCGGGCGCGGGTGGTCGGTGCGGTGCCGCCGGGACGAGCGCGCCAGCACCCGGCCGTCGAGCGTCGTCAGGACGCCCTTGCTGCTGCCGGTGCCGATGTCGACGCCGAGCAGCAGCTCCTGAACACCACCCACGTCCGCCTCCTCGCGCGCGCCTCCGGGGCGCATCCTGTCACCCCGGAGCGGCGGCGCGGTCGGGGCGGGTCAGCAGGAGGACGCCGAGGTCTCCCCGTCGGTGGCGCCGGTCTCGTACCCCGTGATGGCGTCGACCTTGGCGGCCGAGGCGCTGGAGGAGTCGAAGACGTAGCCGAGGAACTCCTTGGCCAGCCGCCGCGCCAGCTCCTTGCCGATGACCCGCTCGCCCAGCGTCAGGACCTGGCCGTCGTTGGACAGCACCAGCCGCTCCACCGAGAAGGAGTCGTGGGCGACCGAGGCGCGGATGCCCGGCACCTTGTTGGCCGCGATGGCCACGCCCATGCCCGTCCCGCACACGAGGATCCCGCGGTCGGCCTCACCCGCGGCGATCTTGCGGGCCGCGGCGACGGCCACGTGCGGGTAGGCGGTCTTGTCCGTGTCGGCGTTCACGCCGACGTCGATGACCTCCTTGACCCGGGGGTCCTCCAGCAGGTCGGCCTTGATCGCGTCCTTGTACGAGACACCGGCCTCGTCGGCCGCCACCACGACACGCCACTGCAGATCGGTCATCGGGTTCCTCCAGGGACTCGGGGATCGGCGGCCCGTCGCGGGCCGCTCTCGTCCACCCCTCACAACGCCCCGGGACCGCCCGATGCTTCCCGTCGCATCTCCGGGTGCGCGCTCCCCGAACCGTTCCTAGGGTGGCACTGCCGACAACGGCACTCACCGTCGAAAAGGAGCGGTCATGTCCTTCGTTGACAAGGCCAAGAACGTCGTCCAGCAGACCGTCGGCAAGGCCGAGGAGGCCGTCGGCAAGCGCACGGACGACCAGGAACAGATCGCCCAGGGTCAGAAGGACCAGGCGATGGGTGCGGCGCGCCAGGAGACCGAGAAGGCCAAGGACGCGCTGCACGACAAGTGAGGCGGTCGCAGGCCCCCGCCCGTGAGGGGCGGGGGCCGACCGTGGCCGCCGATCCCGGCGGCCTGGACGCACTGCTCGTGTCCGCCCTCCGTGCTGCGGAGCAAGCTGTCTGCGTCGCGGACGTGAGCCTTCCCGACGAACCCGTGGTGTGGGTCAACGAGGCGTTCACCCGGACGACGGGGTACGACGCGTCGCAGACCGTCGGACGGAACTGCCGTTTCCTGCAGGACGGCCTGTCCGACCGCGGGTACGACGTCCGCACTCCTGCAGCGCAGATCCGCTCGCTCATCGAACGCCGCGCCGGCGGGACGGTCCTCATCCCGAACCGGCGCCGGGACGGTTCGGTGTTCTGCAACGAACTGGCCTTGAGCCCGCTGCCGGACGCGACCGGCGCCGTCCGCTACTACGTCGCCGTGCAGCAGGACGTCACCGCTCGCGTGCAGGCGCAGGCCGCGCGCGACGCGGTCCAGGCCGAGGCTGCCGAACTCGCGGACCACCTGCAGCAGCAGCTCGTGCCGCAGGAACTCCCCGACGTCCCCGGGTGGGAGGTCGCCGTGCGCTACCGACCCGCCTCGCGCGCCGACGGCAGCCGCGGCGAGGTGAGCGGCGACTTCTACGACCTGCGCGTCCTCACGTCCGGTGAGGCCGTCGCCGTCATCGGCGACGTGTCCGGGCGCGGCCCCGCCGCAGCCGCCACGACGGCCGCCCTGCGGTGGGCGGTCCGCGGTGTCCTCGGGGTCGTCTCCGGGCCGGCGGACGCGCTGCGCCACGTGGGCGGCGCGGTGCACGACACCCTCGGCGACCGGTTCGCCACCGTCGCCGCCGTGCGCCTGCCCCCCGAGCCCGGTCGCGCCGTGGACCTGTGCCTGGCCGGCCACCCTCGTCCCGTCCTCGTGCCCGTGGCCGGGCCGAGCCGGATGGTGGGTGCTCCCGGGATGCTCCTGGGGCCCTTCCCCGACCCCGACCTGCGCGAGACACCCGTCGACCTCGCCGCGGGCGAGCACCTCGTCCTCTACACCGACGGCGTCACCGAGGCGGCCTCGCCGACGCACGAGCTCTTCGGCGACGACCGCCTCCTCGCCGCCCTGGACGGGCTGCGGGACAAGGCCTCCGCGAGCCCCGACGACGTCGCCGACGCCGTCCTGGCGGCGGTCGGCGACCACGTGGGCGACGGGCCCACCGACGACCTGACCCTCATGGTCCTGCGCCGTTCCCCGCGCTGAGCGATCACGCACCGCGCGCGGTTGAATGGCCCTCCCCGGGACGGCTCCAGCAGCGGGCCGCACCTCCGACCCGCACCACCGTCCTGCTCGGGAGCCCCACCGTGTCCGAACCCTGCCCTGCGCCCGTCCGGGTGCTGCACGTGCCCCGTGCCCACGGCTACGTCGACCACCTCCAGGACGACCGCGTGCCGGGGGTCGTCGTCGTCGACGACGGCACTCCGACGGGCCCGGGCTGGCACCCCTCCCGCGCCCTGGAGGCGGATTGGGTCCTGGCCCACGCGGGCGAGTTCGACGTCCTGCACCTGCACTTCGGGTTCGAGGGGCGCACCCCGGCGCAGCTGCAGGCCCTCGTCGACGCGCTGCGGGTGACGGATCGGACCCTCGTCCTCACGGTCCACGACCTGCAGAACCCGCACCTGCGCGACCAGCGCCCCTACACCGGGCTCCTCGACGTCCTGGTGCCCGCGGCGGACGGTCTCGTGACGTTGACGCCGGGTGCCGCGGCGCAGGTGCAGGAGCGGTGGGGCCGGCGACCGGTCGTCGTGGCGCACCCCCACGTCGCCCCCCTCGACCGCATCGGCCTCCCCCGGAGCCCGGGGTCCCCACGCGTGGTCGGTCTGCACCTGAAGAGCCTGCGTGCCAACCTGCGCGCCCTGCCCGTGCTGCGTTCCCTGGTCGTCGCATCGCGGCGTCTGACCGACACGGGAACCCCCACCACCGTGCGCGTGGACGTCCACACCGAGGCCCTCGACCCGGGTTTCCCACGGTACGACGCCGACCTCGCGGCATGGTTGCGGGACGCCGCGGACGAGGGGACGGCGCAGGTCCACGTGCGCCACCGGTTCGACGACGACGAGCTCGAGGAGTACCTGCGCGGCCTGGACGTGTCCGTGCTGGCCTACGGGCACGGGACGCACTCCGGCTGGCTGGAACTGTGCCACGACCTCGGCACCGTCGTGCTCGCCGACCGGGTGGGTTTCCTGCACGAGCAGCAACCGCTCGTCCAGGCCGACCTGGCCGACCCGGACGCCGTGACCCGGGCGTTGCGCCACGCGCTCCTCGGGGTTCCCGGTGCGGCGGCGACGCCCGACGCCCGGCGCAGGCAGCGTCTCGACGTGGCCCGCGAGCACCTCCAGCTGTACCGCACGCTGACCGCTCACCGTGCTGCGCAGTCCGGAGCGGTGGTGCCCGCGTGATCGGCTGGTACGTCCACCACCACGGCGCCGGGCACCTGCAACGGCTCGTCGCCGTGACCCGGCACCTGCGGACGCCCGTGACGGCGTTCAGCTCCGCACCCAGGCCGGCCGGTTTCCACGGCGACTGGGTTCCGCTGGAACGCGACGACACCCCACCCCTGGACCGCACCTCGGCGACGGCGGGCGGCCGGCTGCACTGGGTTCCCGAACACCACCCCGGGTTGCAGGAACGGCACGCCACGATCGCGGCCTGGATCGCGACCCACCGACCCCGGTTGTTCGTCACCGACGTCTCGGTGGAGGTGACCACGCTGGTCCGGTTGTGCGG is drawn from Kineococcus endophyticus and contains these coding sequences:
- a CDS encoding FGGY-family carbohydrate kinase, coding for MGGVQELLLGVDIGTGSSKGVLTTLDGRVLARSSRRHRTDHPRPGYVEHDADAVWWGDFCAIARELTGRADDPSDVAHGRVVAVGTSGIGPTVLLADEHGRPLRPAVLYGVDTRSLAEAVALEERYGVEDLLQRCGSRMSTQAAGGKLEWLRRHEPEVFSRARHFFMSNSYLAFRLTGEYVLDQHSASQTTPLYDRHAAAWIEDRCAEVAPGVPMPRLVWPSERVGTVTAEAAAETGIPAGTPVAAGTCDAWAEAESVDVGRPGDLMVMYGSTTFFIAVTDGPRVHPSLWGTTGARPGQSNLAAGMASSGSAVEWWRETIGSPEVAELVAEAAAAPPGSNGVLALPYFAGERTPFADADARGALLGLTLRTTRGEVDRALLEATAYGVRHNLDEMRAAGVDIRRVVAVGGGTGSALWPQIVTDVTGLQQELPAERIGASLGDAKFAAVALGAVDVDATWNSVESTTEPDPAAAEVYAGLYPAYRALHEATAQLQHQLSALERRTRT
- a CDS encoding ribose-5-phosphate isomerase, coding for MTDLQWRVVVAADEAGVSYKDAIKADLLEDPRVKEVIDVGVNADTDKTAYPHVAVAAARKIAAGEADRGILVCGTGMGVAIAANKVPGIRASVAHDSFSVERLVLSNDGQVLTLGERVIGKELARRLAKEFLGYVFDSSSASAAKVDAITGYETGATDGETSASSC
- a CDS encoding CsbD family protein, with translation MSFVDKAKNVVQQTVGKAEEAVGKRTDDQEQIAQGQKDQAMGAARQETEKAKDALHDK
- a CDS encoding PP2C family protein-serine/threonine phosphatase, which codes for MSALRAAEQAVCVADVSLPDEPVVWVNEAFTRTTGYDASQTVGRNCRFLQDGLSDRGYDVRTPAAQIRSLIERRAGGTVLIPNRRRDGSVFCNELALSPLPDATGAVRYYVAVQQDVTARVQAQAARDAVQAEAAELADHLQQQLVPQELPDVPGWEVAVRYRPASRADGSRGEVSGDFYDLRVLTSGEAVAVIGDVSGRGPAAAATTAALRWAVRGVLGVVSGPADALRHVGGAVHDTLGDRFATVAAVRLPPEPGRAVDLCLAGHPRPVLVPVAGPSRMVGAPGMLLGPFPDPDLRETPVDLAAGEHLVLYTDGVTEAASPTHELFGDDRLLAALDGLRDKASASPDDVADAVLAAVGDHVGDGPTDDLTLMVLRRSPR
- a CDS encoding glycosyltransferase family 1 protein; translation: MSEPCPAPVRVLHVPRAHGYVDHLQDDRVPGVVVVDDGTPTGPGWHPSRALEADWVLAHAGEFDVLHLHFGFEGRTPAQLQALVDALRVTDRTLVLTVHDLQNPHLRDQRPYTGLLDVLVPAADGLVTLTPGAAAQVQERWGRRPVVVAHPHVAPLDRIGLPRSPGSPRVVGLHLKSLRANLRALPVLRSLVVASRRLTDTGTPTTVRVDVHTEALDPGFPRYDADLAAWLRDAADEGTAQVHVRHRFDDDELEEYLRGLDVSVLAYGHGTHSGWLELCHDLGTVVLADRVGFLHEQQPLVQADLADPDAVTRALRHALLGVPGAAATPDARRRQRLDVAREHLQLYRTLTAHRAAQSGAVVPA